Proteins from one Kazachstania africana CBS 2517 chromosome 1, complete genome genomic window:
- the ESA1 gene encoding NuA4 histone acetyltransferase complex catalytic subunit ESA1 (similar to Saccharomyces cerevisiae ESA1 (YOR244W); ancestral locus Anc_8.673): protein MTPEVETDIGKPRNIDSVEELVIKAQCWVKKDNDERLAEILSINTRRSPPKFYVHYVNYNKRLDEWILTDRINLEKEVIFPVPKIQDDEKKRQKKKKTPVSKTLTDLTDGESRRSETPEPSDVMDLDNLNVQGINQDISQEDEIKKLRTSGSMTQNPHEVARVRNLSKVIMGKYEIEPWYFSPYPVELTDEDQIYIDDFTLQYFGSKKQYERYRKKCTLRHPPGNEIYRDDYVSFFELDGRKQRTWCRNLCLLSKLFLDHKTLYYDVDPFLFYCMTRRDELGHHLVGYFSKEKESADGYNVACILTLPQYQRMGYGKLLIEFSYELSKKEGKVGSPEKPLSDLGLLSYRAYWSDTLITLLAEYGRDITIDEISSMTSMTTTDILHTTKTLNVLRYYKGQHIIFLNDDILKRYEVLKAKNRRKIDPEKLIWKPPVFTASQLRFAW from the coding sequence ATATCGGAAAACCTAGAAATATAGATTCTGTGGAAGAGTTAGTTATTAAAGCTCAGTGTTGGGTTAAAAAAGATAACGATGAGAGATTAGcagaaattttatctatAAATACAAGAAGATCGCCACCCAAATTTTATGTTCATTATGTTAACTATAACAAGCGTTTAGATGAATGGATTCTGACTGATCGAATAAATCTGGAGAAAGAAGTGATATTCCCTGTACCCAAAAttcaagatgatgaaaagaaaaggcagaagaagaagaaaacacCGGTTTCAAAAACCTTAACAGACTTGACAGATGGAGAAAGCCGAAGATCTGAGACACCTGAGCCCTCAGATGTGATGGATCTGGATAATTTAAATGTCCAAGGTATTAATCAAGACATATCACAAGAAGACGAAATTAAGAAGTTAAGGACCTCTGGTTCCATGACTCAAAATCCCCATGAAGTTGCCCGAGTAAGGAATTTATCTAAGGTTATTATGGGAAAGTACGAAATTGAGCCATGGTATTTCTCTCCATATCCCGTTGAATTAACAGATGAGGATCAAATTTACATCGATGACTTCACGttacaatattttggaTCCAAAAAGCAATACGAAAGATACAGAAAGAAGTGTACACTACGACACCCTCCTGGAAATGAGATTTACAGGGATGATTACGTTTCGTTTTTTGAATTAGATGGTAGAAAACAGAGAACATGGTGTAGAAATTTATGTCTACTCTCTAAGCTGTTTTTGGATCATAAAACGTTGTACTATGATGTCGATCCATTTTTGTTCTATTGTATGACACGAAGAGACGAATTGGGCCATCACCTGGTCGGATACttttccaaagaaaaagaatcTGCAGATGGTTATAATGTTGCATGTATTCTAACTTTACCACAATATCAGAGAATGGGGTATGGTAAATTgttaattgaattttcataTGAACTTTCCAAGAAAGAAGGTAAAGTAGGATCACCTGAAAAGCCTTTATCTGATTTGGGTTTATTGTCTTATAGGGCATACTGGTCTGACACTTTAATAACATTACTTGCTGAATATGGCAGGGATATTACGATAGACGAGATAAGTTCCATGACGTCAATGACAACCACTGACATTTTGCATACTACAAAGACGCTGAATGTATTAAGATATTATAAAGGACAAcacattatttttttaaatgacgatattttgaaaagatacGAAGTGCTAAAGGCCAAGAATAGAAGGAAGATTGATCCAGAAAAGCTTATTTGGAAGCCGCCAGTATTCACTGCATCTCAATTAAGATTTGCCTGGTAG
- the DGA1 gene encoding diacylglycerol O-acyltransferase (similar to Saccharomyces cerevisiae DGA1 (YOR245C); ancestral locus Anc_8.675) produces MKSDTAQNTLTKRKLSVPPPPSSSSSSTSSTTNISINDENDEPTLDHCTPVTTPLKRRLQTLIVACHLTSFVLFSIFVLFIISAPIFWGMLIPYLIYFTFDRSPANGNVVKRYSLWFRSLPIWKYYISYFPITLAKTCDLKPTFNKDTGKAEGPRYIFGYHPHGIAALGAFGAFATEALGWNEKFPGIPVCLMTLVTQFIIPFYRDYLLALGITSVSRKNSLKVLSNNYSICIVVGGARESLLSSSDSTELILNKRRGFVKLALETGNVSLVPVFAFGEDKCYKILRTPDNSVLRKVQFWVKENFGFTIPLFYARGLFNYDFGLLPFRHPIHVVTGKPIYVEEKIEHPSDEIIDHYHSLYIEELKNLYYENREKYHAGNTELKIVG; encoded by the coding sequence ATGAAATCTGACACTGCCCAAAACACATTAactaaaagaaaattatctGTACCACCCccaccttcttcttcttcctcgtCTACTTCTTCAACCACAAATATAAGTATAAATGATGAGAACGATGAACCGACACTAGATCATTGTACTCCAGTAACTACCCCTTTGAAAAGGAGATTGCAAACTTTAATAGTAGCATGCCATCTTACTTCATTCGTATTATTCTCCATATTCgttcttttcatcatttcaGCTCCAATTTTTTGGGGTATGTTAATACCATATCTAATATATTTCACTTTCGATAGATCTCCCGCAAATGGTAACGTAGTCAAAAGATATTCTCTTTGGTTCAGATCTCTTCCTATTTGGAAATACTATATCTCATATTTCCCCATTACATTAGCTAAAACTTGCGATCTAAAGCCTACTTTCAACAAAGATACAGGTAAAGCCGAGGGACCTAGATACATCTTCGGTTACCACCCTCACGGAATTGCTGCATTGGGTGCTTTTGGTGCTTTTGCAACCGAGGCTTTGGGCTggaatgaaaaattcccAGGAATCCCAGTCTGTTTAATGACCCTAGTAACACAATTCATTATACCGTTTTATAGAGATTACCTATTAGCATTGGGTATCACTTCTgtatcaagaaaaaactCCTTAAAGGTACTAAGTAataattattcaatttgtaTCGTAGTGGGTGGAGCCAGAGAGTCATTATTAAGTTCTTCCGATTCCACAGAATTAATTCTTAATAAGAGGAGAGGTTTTGTTAAACTGGCTCTCGAAACAGGTAATGTATCATTGGTACCTGTATTTGCATTCGGTGAAGATAAATGTTACAAGATTTTAAGGACACCTGATAACTCAGTTCTTAGAAAAGTTCAGTTCTGGgttaaagaaaatttcgGTTTCACTATTCCTTTATTTTATGCAAGAGGTCTTTTCAACTATGATTTTGGTTTATTACCATTCAGACATCCAATTCATGTAGTTACTGGTAAACCAATTTATGTGGAGGAAAAAATAGAACATCCGTCAGATGAAATCATAGATCATTATCATTCTCTATATATTGAGGAATTAAAGAACTTGTACTACGAGAATAGGGAAAAATATCATGCAGGTAACACcgaattgaaaatagtagGTTAA
- the PRM4 gene encoding pheromone-regulated protein PRM4 (similar to Saccharomyces cerevisiae PRM4 (YPL156C); ancestral locus Anc_8.679) has translation MIKEDMKIHSPSRRNSRLISSTLILLGLILFLTITWKDYSETIVDAVASSSLLDNPTINKKIDDIPKNGKLNNNLLSNSALVSSSVTPTAQTSSTPIKNEMELNSIRVQEQISTILNEMSTDKILKPKKLLSPSKLKKLNPESASFDVETNFNEILNTSPVVLFIKTSDKQSNYFKNLLLREYEISPEVAVVDLDKHSNGAKLQEYIRKNKLMTKDQKLPYLFINSVAITNNDNLKKFHKDGTLLENFKKLGNGKIMFKKIEAPSNS, from the coding sequence ATGATTAAAGAAGATATGAAAATACATAGTCCTTCCAGAAGGAATTCAAGGCTAATATCGAGCACATTAATACTTTTGGGTCTCATACTGTTTCTAACCATAACTTGGAAGGACTATTCAGAAACTATAGTAGACGCAGTGGCTTCTTCAAGTTTATTAGATAATCCAACgataaataaaaaaattgatgatataCCCAAGAATGGGAAACTGAATAATAATCTTTTGTCTAACTCAGCACTAGTATCATCTTCAGTTACCCCAACTGCACAAACAAGCTCAACTCcaatcaaaaatgaaatggaaTTAAATTCTATCAGAGTACAAGAacaaatttcaacaataCTGAACGAAATGTCGACAGATAAGATATTAAAACCTAAAAAACTACTATCTccatcaaaattgaaaaaattaaatccTGAATCAGCTTCGTTCGATGTAGaaacaaatttcaatgaaatacTAAATACTTCTCCAGTTGTACTTTTCATTAAGACTTCAGATaaacaatcaaattatttcaaaaacttaTTATTGAGGGAATATGAAATATCTCCTGAAGTTGCCGTAGTTGATTTGGATAAACATAGTAATGGCGCCAAATTACAAGAATACATtagaaagaataaattaatgACGAAAGATCAAAAACTGCCTTACCTATTCATTAATAGCGTAGCTATAACAAATAATGacaacttgaaaaaattccATAAAGATGGTACTTTACTagaaaacttcaaaaaattagGTAATGGTAAAATCATGTTTAAGAAAATCGAAGCTCCTTCTAACTCATAG
- the CDC60 gene encoding leucine--tRNA ligase CDC60 (similar to Saccharomyces cerevisiae CDC60 (YPL160W); ancestral locus Anc_8.683), whose translation MSTETKGLVLENTARRDALITIEKKYQQIWAEEHQFELDAPSIDDEPVTMDSEELQKKYPKFMSSLAYPYMNGVLHAGHCFTLSKVEFSVGFERMNGKRALFPLGFHCTGMPILACADKLKREAEMFGNDFSNAPADEEELEQEAKKEESEDVTKFKAKKSKAAAKKGRGKYQFEIMLQLGIPREEVIKFADANYWLNYFPPFCESDCTSFGSRIDWRRSFVTTDANPYYDAFIRWQMNKLKSLGKIKFGERYTIYSEKDGQACMDHDRQSGEGVTPQEYVGIKIEVTEFAPEAKKIVDGCADLDKAKKIYFVAATLRPETMYGQTCCFVSPKIEYGIFDAGDSYYITTERAFKNMSYQKLTPKRGYYKPVITINGKAFIGSKIHAPLSVYPELRILPMETVIATKGTGVVTCVPTNSPDDFMTIKDLKHKPEYYGIEASWIDQELVPIIRTEKYGDLTAQTLCEEKKIQSPKDTVLLAEAKKLAYKEDFYSGTMIYGKYKGEKVEVAKNLVKAEMIAANEAFVYNEPESLVVSRSGDECIVSLEDQWYVDYGEESWKKQAVECLEGMEVFAPEVKNAFEGVLDWLKNWAVCRTYGLGTKLPWDEKYLVESLSDSTIYQSFYTIAHLLFKDYYGKEIGPLNIKPEQMTDEVFDYIFQHVDDVSATDIPLKSLQKLRREFEYFYPLDVSISGKDLIPNHLTFFIYTHVALFPKKFWPKGIRANGHLMLNNAKMSKSTGNFMTLKQIVEKFGADASRIALADAGDTIEDANLDESNANAAILRLFNLKEWAEEIVRDTSGLRTGEITEFFDIAFENEMNSLIEKTYDQYELTNYKNALKNGFFEFQASRDYYREACGTMHKDLVLRYIETQILLLAPIAPHFADYIYREVLKREGSVQNARFPRASKPVDKNISSALEYVRALQRSIREAEGQGLKKKKGKTSDVDPSRPVRLSILISDSFPQWQSGCIEVVRKLLAEQTLDDNKKVRENIEPKEMKRAMPFISLLKQRLAVEPAEQVLNREISFDEVATVKAVFKNIKAAAQTLKISDYSIVIFSHGSNVAKDIFTGEEVALPNAARVIEAAVPGNPGVIFQNY comes from the coding sequence ATGTCAACTGAAACTAAAGGGCTAGTTTTAGAAAATACAGCACGTAGAGATGCTTTGAtcaccattgaaaaaaaataccaaCAAATATGGGCAGAAGAGCACCAATTCGAGCTAGATGCACCATCTATCGATGACGAACCAGTTACCATGGATTCCGAAGAACTACAGAAGAAATATCCAAAGTTCATGTCTTCTTTAGCTTATCCTTACATGAACGGTGTCTTACATGCTGGTCATTGTTTCACTCTTTCAAAAGTCGAGTTCTCAGTTGGTTTTGAGAGAATGAACGGTAAGAGAGCATTATTTCCATTGGGTTTTCACTGTACAGGTATGCCTATCTTAGCTTGTGCCgataaattaaaaagagAAGCAGAGATGTTTGGTAATGATTTCTCTAACGCACCAGccgatgaagaagagctAGAACAAGAAGCCAAGAAGGAAGAGTCTGAAGATGTCACTAAATTCAAAGCTAAGAAGTCCAAGGCAGCAGCTAAGAAGGGCCGTGgtaaatatcaatttgaaatcatgCTACAACTTGGTATTCCAAGAGAAGAAGTTATCAAATTTGCCGATGCTAACTACTGGTTAAACTATTTCCCTCCATTCTGTGAATCAGACTGTACTTCTTTCGGTTCCCGTATTGACTGGAGACGTTCTTTCGTCACCACTGACGCTAACCCATACTACGATGCTTTTATTAGATGGcaaatgaataaattaaaatcttTAGGTAAAATCAAGTTCGGTGAGCGTTATACAATTTACTCTGAAAAGGATGGCCAAGCCTGTATGGATCATGACAGACAATCTGGTGAAGGTGTCACCCCACAAGAATATGTTGGGATTAAGATTGAAGTTACTGAATTTGCTCCAGAGGCTAAGAAAATCGTTGATGGCTGCGCTGACCTAGACAAAGCTAAGAAGATTTACTTCGTTGCAGCTACTTTAAGACCAGAGACCATGTACGGTCAAACATGTTGTTTCGTTTCTCCAAAGATTGAATATGGTATTTTCGATGCCGGTGATTCTTACTATATCACTACTGAAAGGGCCTTCAAAAACATGTCGTATCAAAAGCTTACTCCAAAGAGAGGTTACTATAAGCCTGTTATTACCATTAATGGTAAGGCTTTCATCGGTTCGAAGATTCATGCACCATTATCTGTATATCCAGAACTCAGAATTCTACCTATGGAAACTGTCATTGCTACCAAGGGTACCGGTGTTGTCACATGTGTTCCAACTAACTCTCCAGATGATTTTATGACTATCAAGGACTTAAAACACAAGCCAGAATACTATGGTATTGAAGCCTCATGGATAGACCAAGAATTAGTGCCCATTATTCGTACTGAAAAATACGGTGATTTAACTGCCCAAACTCTTtgtgaagaaaaaaagattcaatcACCAAAGGATACCGTTTTATTAGCTGAAGCTAAAAAGCTTGCTTATAAGGAAGATTTCTACTCCGGTACTATGATTTACGGTAAGTACAAGGGCGAAAAGGTCGAAGTTGCTAAGAATCTAGTCAAGGCTGAAATGATTGCTGCCAATGAAGCGTTTGTTTACAACGAACCAGAATCTTTGGTTGTGTCTCGTTCAGGTGACGAATGTATCGTTTCTCTAGAAGATCAATGGTACGTTGATTACGGTGAAGAATCATGGAAGAAACAAGCTGTCGAATGTTTAGAAGGTATGGAAGTTTTCGCTCCTGAAGTTAAAAATGCATTCGAAGGTGTTCTAGACTGGTTGAAGAACTGGGCTGTTTGTCGTACATACGGTTTAGGTACTAAGTTACCATGGGATGAAAAATATCTAGTTGAATCTTTATCCGATTCTACCATTTATCAATCTTTCTACACCATTGCCCACTTACTATTTAAGGACTACTACGGTAAGGAAATTGGACCTTTGAACATTAAGCCAGAACAAATGACTGATGAAGTTTTCGATTACATTTTCCAACATGTTGATGATGTAAGTGCTACTGATATTCCATTGAAATCTCTACAAAAGTTAAGAAGAGAATTCGAATATTTTTACCCATTAGATGTTTCCATCTCTGGTAAAGATTTGATTCCAAACCATTtaactttcttcatttaCACACATGTTGCATTATTCCCAAAGAAGTTCTGGCCAAAGGGTATTAGAGCCAATGGTCATTTAATGTTGAACAATGCTAAAATGTCTAAATCAACTGGTAATTTCATGactttgaaacaaattgttgaaaagtTTGGTGCCGATGCTTCTCGTATCGCTTTAGCTGACGCTGGTGATACTATTGAAGATGCTAACCTTGATGAATCAAATGCTAATGCCGCAATTTTAAGATTATTTAACTTAAAAGAGTGGGCTGAAGAAATCGTCAGGGACACTTCTGGCTTAAGAACTGGTGAAATCACTGAATTTTTCGATATTGCTTTTGAAAACGAAATGAATTCTTTAATCGAAAAAACTTACGACCAATATGAATTAACCAATTATAAGAACGCCTTAAAGAATggtttctttgaattccaAGCATCAAGAGATTATTACCGTGAAGCTTGTGGTACTATGCACAAGGATTTAGTTTTACGTTACATTGAAACTCAAATCTTATTACTTGCGCCAATTGCCCCACATTTTGCTGACTACATTTACCGTGAAgtcttgaaaagagaagGTTCGGTTCAAAACGCTAGATTCCCACGTGCTTCGAAGCCAGTTGACAAGAATATTTCCTCCGCTTTAGAATATGTTAGAGCTTTACAAAGAAGTATCAGAGAGGCTGAAGGTCAAGGcttaaagaagaagaagggtAAGACCTCCGATGTAGACCCAAGTAGACCAGTCAGATTGAgtattttaatttctgatTCGTTCCCACAATGGCAATCAGGCTGTATTGAAGTTGTCAGAAAATTACTAGCTGAGCAAACTTTAGATGATAACAAGAAGGTCAGAGAAAACATTGAACCAAAGGAAATGAAGAGAGCCATGCCATTTATTTCCTTATTAAAACAACGTTTAGCGGTTGAACCAGCCGAACAAGTCCTTAACAgagaaatttcatttgacGAAGTTGCTACCGTGAAAGCAGTTTTCAAGAACATTAAGGCCGCGGCacaaactttgaagatCAGTGATTATTCAattgtaatattttctcATGGTTCTAATGTTGCCAAGGACATCTTTACCGGTGAAGAGGTTGCACTTCCAAATGCTGCCAGAGTCATTGAAGCTGCAGTTCCAGGAAACCCAGGTGTTATTTTCCAAAACTACTGA
- the ENV9 gene encoding Env9p (similar to Saccharomyces cerevisiae YOR246C; ancestral locus Anc_8.684) has translation MFDPDSLPYYDPLIETKIAVITGGNSGIGYYTTLHLYMHGFTVYICGRNSHKTNTAISDITKEAKRRLIANGGVLQNLGSLKYIHLDLTALKSVERAASKIAKMEKKIDVLINNAGIMAVPFEMTRDGFEIQMQTNYVSHFLFTMRLLPLLRECNGRIISLSSIGHHFEFSYWKMDQLWDYKPNMIFTWFRYAMTKTAVIQFTKMLAIKYPDVICVSLHPGLVMNTNLFSYWTRLPIIGIFFWLFFQVIGYFFGVSNEQGSLATLKCALSDDINIEKHNGKYFTTGGLETKSSYVAKNLDDAASTWIWTVHELKNRGFDV, from the coding sequence ATGTTTGATCCTGATAGCCTACCATATTATGATCCATTGATAGAAACCAAAATTGCTGTGATAACGGGAGGAAATAGTGGGATTGGGTACTATACCACACTGCATCTCTACATGCATGGGTTCACAGTTTATATATGTGGTAGAAACTCCCATAAAACAAATACTGCAATATCAGATATAACAAAAGAAGCTAAGAGAAGATTGATTGCCAATGGTGGTGTGTTGCAAAATTTGGGCtcattgaaatatattcaCTTAGACTTAACTGCTTTGAAATCTGTAGAACGGGCAGCTTCCAAGATCGCTAAAatggagaagaagatagacgttttaataaataatgcGGGAATCATGGCCGTTCCATTTGAAATGACAAGAGATGGATTCGAAATTCAAATGCAAACCAATTATGTATCCCACTTTCTCTTTACAATGAGATTGTTACCTTTATTACGTGAATGCAACGGACGAATAATctcattatcatcaataGGCCACCATTTCGAATTTTCATACTGGAAAATGGATCAGCTGTGGGACTATAAACCAAATATGATCTTCACATGGTTTAGATATGCAATGACGAAGACTGCTGTTATCCAATTCACTAAGATGTTGGCAATAAAATATCCAGATGTCATATGTGTGTCATTGCATCCAGGGCTAGTGATGAATACGAATTTGTTCAGTTACTGGACTAGATTACCCATTATAGGCATATTTTTCTGGctattttttcaagtaaTCGGTTACTTCTTTGGTGTTTCAAATGAACAGGGGTCTTTAGCTACTTTAAAATGTGCCCTTTCAGATGAcattaatattgaaaagcaTAACggtaaatatttcactACAGGAGGATTGGAAACCAAGAGCAGCTATGTCGCCAAGAATTTAGATGACGCTGCGTCCACATGGATATGGACGGTTCACGAACTGAAGAATAGAGGATTCGATGTTTAA
- the BEM4 gene encoding Bem4p (similar to Saccharomyces cerevisiae BEM4 (YPL161C); ancestral locus Anc_8.685): MMSFEEITLGLQPILNSTSAQDIPMQDAYLQSYLTILEQLAISLRSHENREFARESGLMSHILITSERVLDHCFHGSDNIADRLPWFELASELIRCIANFLVDNDANREFFLGDSYSERRIQILDYYIPRILKLTDLAGKDDMLSDLQMRCIVLIKNLCLENEGRTKRLSKFIKGPLLSFLKLNQKLYSEEINTFVLGADLLAEFIETNDELIDVRDLSFFAQMIELLSKNVIAVANSEDMELNEEIEENTEEGEEEEEEDPNTELLYDFTQMLEMSVSNEKVELDFSIYPDSVTKIQNRLLNSLEILSPKAFQNKLIAMRRIVSSGGHISANRTHSNKDQRQLCQSYILSSQNGYTLAAALIILSNSIESRESADMILDTIPLTKFIEISKYFSDPMQYQGYLDIMRKLLSISNAVLLSQEQMETISLFLKVSADQTKYFQHLAPLLDSYLKKLLTVSPSSVLVRTINQTNSNLLQVVLDRGSLIACLLLDKLLVAKVATNDDSLSKIWEVVFKFQDSNTRNENDISISNLFQLSKTIGIFLRNCDIHEVKGKDNVVFRKFGTQLTLLMETIATLNGKIDKGSESVLNNGKFAAGMILSLLSKEEALTIQEEKLREISKSFFSLGPAV; encoded by the coding sequence ATGATgtcttttgaagaaataacATTGGGATTACAGCCTATACTCAATTCTACTTCGGCCCAAGATATACCAATGCAAGATGCATATTTACAAAGCTATCTGACTATTTTGGAACAATTAGCCATTTCCCTGAGGTCTCATGAAAATAGAGAATTTGCCAGAGAATCTGGACTTATGTCCCATATACTCATTACTTCAGAGCGTGTTTTAGACCATTGCTTTCACGGTTCTGATAATATTGCTGATAGATTACCTTGGTTTGAGCTAGCTTCCGAATTAATCAGGTGTATAGCCAATTTTTTGGTAGATAACGATGCAAATAGAGAGTTTTTTTTAGGTGACAGTTATTCTGAGAGGAGGATTCAGATTCTAGATTACTATATTCCTcgtattttgaaattaactGATTTAGCTGGAAAGGATGACATGCTTTCTGATTTGCAAATGAGGTGCATTGTGctaattaaaaatttatgtCTAGAAAATGAAGGGCGAACTAAGAGATTGAGTAAATTTATCAAGGGACCGCTTTTGAGCTTCTTAAAACtcaatcaaaaattgtattcGGAGGAGATTAACACCTTCGTGTTAGGTGCTGACTTGTTGGCTGAATTTATAGAAACAAATGATGAGCTAATTGATGTTCGAGacctttctttttttgcccAAATGATTGAGTTATTATCTAAGAACGTTATAGCAGTTGCTAACTCCGAGGATATGGAGCTTAacgaagaaattgaagagaaCACCGAAGAAggggaagaagaagaggaagaagacCCGAATACAGAACTACTATATGACTTTACACAAATGCTAGAAATGTCTGTGTCCAATGAAAAGGTGGAgcttgatttttcaatatatccCGACAGTGttacaaaaattcaaaacaGATTGTTGAATTcgcttgaaattttgagtCCCAAAGCATTTCAGAATAAGTTGATTGCAATGAGAAGAATAGTCTCTAGCGGTGGTCACATTTCTGCGAACCGTACTCATTCAAATAAAGACCAACGACAATTATGCCAATCTTACATATTATCCTCACAAAATGGATATACCCTGGCTGCCGCATTAAtcatattatcaaattctatAGAGTCTAGAGAAAGTGCAGATATGATATTAGACACCATTCCattgacaaaatttatagaaatttcaaaatatttcagtGATCCAATGCAATACCAGGGATACCTGGACATAATGAGAAAATTGCTAAGTATTTCAAACGCAGTGTTATTGTCACAGGAACAAATGGAAACcatttcactttttttgaaagtttctGCCGATCAGactaaatattttcagCATCTTGCTCCACTATTGGATagttatttgaagaagttaTTAACTGTTTCTCCGAGCTCCGTATTAGTTAGGACAATCAACCAAACGAATAGTAACCTTTTACAGGTTGTCTTAGATAGGGGAAGTCTAATAGCATGCCTATTATTAGATAAATTACTCGTAGCTAAAGTGGCAACGAACGATGATAGTTTGTCAAAGATTTGGGAAGtagttttcaaatttcaagattcaAATACGAGAAATGAGAATGAcatatcaatatcaaatctatTCCAACTGAGCAAAACGATCGGGATTTTTTTGAGGAATTGTGATATTCATGAGGTTAAAGGTAAGGATAATGTTGTCTTCAGGAAATTTGGGACACAACTCACTCTTTTAATGGAAACAATCGCTACACTAAACGGCAAGATTGACAAGGGCAGTGAAAGCGTTCTCAACAACGGAAAATTCGCTGCAGGTATGATATTAAGCTTGCTGTcgaaagaagaagcattgactattcaagaagagaagCTTAGAGAAATATCGAagtctttcttttcactGGGACCTGCAGTTTAA
- the SRL1 gene encoding Srl1p (similar to Saccharomyces cerevisiae SRL1 (YOR247W) and SVS1 (YPL163C); ancestral locus Anc_8.687) encodes MNYKKVATLLTACASAVSAIYSNNSAVTDTTTLAPSYSVSPVATSTYTYTDETTTYFVTSTLYETISLLASSASSVADAAPAVTDIVSVNDEDVTTTITSTLFTTLTQVQSNDIVSASSNNSNCAPFTVTVTAQPTEYVTVTVANTTVTVTASAGVGLSQVRWFNSTMAN; translated from the coding sequence ATGAACTATAAGAAAGTTGCTACACTATTAACTGCCTGTGCTTCCGCAGTTTCCGCTATCTACAGTAACAATTCTGCTGTCACTGATACTACTACTTTAGCCCCAAGCTACTCTGTCTCTCCAGTTGCCACAAGCACTTACACTTACACTGACGAGACTACTACATATTTTGTAACCTCCACCCTTTACGAAACTATCAGTCTTTTGGCTTCTAGTGCTTCATCCGTTGCCGATGCTGCTCCAGCTGTCACTGATATTGTTTCCGTTAacgatgaagatgttaCCACCACCATTACTTCAACTTTGTTCACCACTTTAACCCAGGTTCAAAGTAATGACATTGTTTCTGCGTCCTCAAACAACAGTAACTGTGCTCCTTTCACCGTGACCGTCACAGCTCAACCAACTGAATACGTTACTGTCACCGTTGCCAATACCACAGTTACAGTTACTGCCTCCGCTGGTGTCGGTTTATCTCAAGTTAGATGGTTCAACTCCACCATGGCTAACTAA